GTTTAGTATATTTAACGTAATCTCTTAATTTAAACCCATCAACAACGGTTTCTACATCACCTTTTGATTTTTTGCGTAAAGGTTTTATATGCCAATCTTTAATGTTGATATCTGTAGATTTAATTTCAGTGCCACAAACGACTAATGCATCATTAGAATGACTTTTTTCTATATTCCAGTCTATTCTATGATTTGCAGTATCTGCTCCCGTAGTCAAAGATAGTGGTGCTATTTTTTCAAGTTCCACTTGCAGATATTTTTTACCCTGCATAACGTGCATTGGATGTCTAAGACACAAACTCTTACCCTTGATTTTGGTTAAATATTCATCCATCAGCTGCAATTCTTTGCCAAAAGTTTTTATATGGCATTTTTCGCATAGAGTTACGCCATTATAAATACTATCTGCTCCACCACTATTTTTGGGTTTAGCGTGGTGCATTTGAAGTTTAATGTTAGAGTTACAGTCTACGCATTTAAAGTTATCTCTCATAAATACAGCTAATCTAATATTATTATCAAGTCTATTTGACTTTTGATACTGCCATTTGTATAGGGCTTTACCCTCAACCATTGCCCTTATGTCTATAAGAACATCTTCAAGATATATTGCATCTATCTTAGTCCATTTTAACAGTTTATTTACAACCCTTAATATAGACTGTTTCTTTTGTAGTATAGTTGGCGCAAGTCTATTCTCGCGTTTAGATGTGCGTCTGTTATCAAATCTCTTTTTACGATATCTTTTATGGTACCTATGATACATTCTATAGCCCTTTCTTATCGTCATTTTTTTAGAAACATCTTGCCTTAATTCTATGGTACCCTTAAAAATCGTTTTAACTTTTGTGTTACATTGCTGAATTATTCCCAGGCCAACATTTTTACTTCCATCATCAATTCCTAGATAATTTTTAACATCATCATTATTGTCGTCATTAACT
This DNA window, taken from Clostridium estertheticum, encodes the following:
- the iscB gene encoding RNA-guided endonuclease IscB; the encoded protein is MVEYSFVVDLAGNRLSPCNKNKSYYLIRKNKAKMLNKFPMVIQLQKIVNDDNNDDVKNYLGIDDGSKNVGLGIIQQCNTKVKTIFKGTIELRQDVSKKMTIRKGYRMYHRYHKRYRKKRFDNRRTSKRENRLAPTILQKKQSILRVVNKLLKWTKIDAIYLEDVLIDIRAMVEGKALYKWQYQKSNRLDNNIRLAVFMRDNFKCVDCNSNIKLQMHHAKPKNSGGADSIYNGVTLCEKCHIKTFGKELQLMDEYLTKIKGKSLCLRHPMHVMQGKKYLQVELEKIAPLSLTTGADTANHRIDWNIEKSHSNDALVVCGTEIKSTDINIKDWHIKPLRKKSKGDVETVVDGFKLRDYVKYTKRNGVCYIGYITALYPDRKQFNMTTKDNIILKRYGLKSLNIISRPNSIRFS